The Xiphias gladius isolate SHS-SW01 ecotype Sanya breed wild chromosome 7, ASM1685928v1, whole genome shotgun sequence genome window below encodes:
- the bmp16 gene encoding bone morphogenetic protein 16: protein MFPANLLLLMVLLLPQASSGRQGGDTSKIDHGRVSPMPTSLLHPPAGSLLEPSLAQTIQSLLLSRLGLQSQPDPRPGVPVPRYLLDLYRFHQQQYHLVEDPSFSFPSQHIQQANTVRSFHHNEPLGNSPKAEDHKRVRIFFNISSIPQDERLLSAELRLLRSDRASLGPGPHRLNLYLSEHHEDLEPTLLETRLLTTGLQSHKGSGFWEAFSLSAELLHKALAGSGSLGFLLEVRPENSTSSFPDHSLSSAASEEEAEKHREGHLRVCRSVGQGEHSWAQERPLLVTYSHDGRGEPLVKHGRRTTGSSQRMRGKKGTKERAKSSSRGRNRDQAWVMGKKAVYTVPGWGGDKGGVSWSERGRVKRNGGRAAKLKRLSRNRCRRHPLYVDFNDVGWHKWIIAPSGYDAFFCLGECRFPLADHMNSSSHAMVQTLVNSVNGAVPRACCVPTSLSPIALLYLDPQDRVVLKNYQDMVVEGCGCR, encoded by the exons ATGTTCCCTGCTAACCTCCTGCTCCTCATGGTCCTGCTGCTACCTCAAGCCTCGTCTGGTCGCCAGGGTGGAGACACCAGCAAGATTGACCATGGCAGGGTGTCCCCCATGCCAACTTCCTTGTTGCACCCACCAGCCGGTTCCCTCCTGGAGCCCAGTCTGGCTCAGACCATCCAGAGTCTCCTCCTGAGCCGGCTGGGCCTGCAGTCGCAGCCCGACCCTCGGCCTGGAGTGCCAGTGCCCCGGTACCTCCTGGATCTTTACCGCTTCCACCAGCAGCAGTACCATCTAGTGGAGGACCCCTCATTTAGCTTCCCCAGTCAGCACATCCAGCAGGCCAACACCGTACGCAGCTTTCACCACAATG AGCCCCTAGGAAACAGTCCCAAAGCAGAGGATCATAAGAGGGTGCGCATCTTCTTCAATATCTCCTCCATCCCTCAGGATGAGAGGTTGCTCTCCGCTGAACTTCGGCTCCTCCGCAGTGACAGAGCCTCCCTGGGCCCCGGGCCCCACAGACTAAACCTATACCTCTCTGAGCACCACGAGGACCTGGAGCCCACCCTGTTGGAGACAAGGTTACTCACCACTGGCCTCCAAAGTCATAAAGGAAGTGGTTTCTGGGAGGCTTTTAGCCTAAGTGCAGAGCTCCTCCATAAGGCTCTTGCTGGGAGTGGCAGCCTGGGCTTCCTCCTGGAGGTCAGACCTGAGAACAGCACCTCCTCGTTCCCTGACCATAGCCTCTCTTCTGCTGCCAGcgaggaggaagcagagaagCACAGAGAGGGACACCTGAGGGTATGCAGGTCTGTGGGTCAGGGCGAGCATAGCTGGGCCCAGGAGAGACCCCTCTTGGTTACATACAGTCATGACGGGCGTGGAGAGCCTTTAGTCAAACATGGCAGGAGGACCACAGGTAGCAGCCAGaggatgagagggaaaaaagggacaaaagagAGGgcaaagagcagcagcaggggccGCAATAGGGACCAAGCCTGGGTAATGGGCAAAAAAGCTGTTTATACAGTGCCAGGTTGGGGGGGTGATAAAGGTGGGGTCAGTTGGAGCGAACGTGGAAGGGTGAAAAGAAATGGTGGTCGTGCTGCGAAACTGAAACGCCTTTCTCGTAACAGATGCCGCCGTCATCCTCTGTATGTAGATTTCAACGATGTGGGCTGGCACAAGTGGATCATTGCACCCAGTGGCTATGACGCCTTCTTCTGCCTGGGAGAGTGTCGCTTTCCTCTGGCCGACCACATGAACTCCTCTAGCCACGCCATGGTGCAAACTCTGGTAAACTCAGTGAATGGAGCAGTGCCCCGGGCCTGCTGCGTCCCCACCTCCCTCAGCCCCATCGCCCTGCTCTACCTGGACCCTCAAGACCGAGTGGTGCTGAAGAATTACCAGGACATGGTGGTGGAGGGCTGTGGCTGCAGGTAG